A segment of the Wenzhouxiangella sp. XN24 genome:
CAAAAAACACTTCGGCACCGAAATGGACGATGCTGCTGATCACCCTTTGCAAGGTTTCGGGGATGTCGAATGGCAAGAGCCCTGCGGCTATGTTCCAGATGACGTCGGTCACCAGGTTCGTGACATAGAGCGATACTTTGATCGTGAATATCGACACCAGTGCGGCGATACCGGACTCAACGGCAGAGGAAAGGAGCGGTTTGACGTCGCGTGAGTGCGCGATCGGCAGCAACATCCAGACACAGACAATAAATGAGGTTGATACACCGCTGGTTCGGCCGAGAAAGGGCAGGTCGGCACTGGGCACGACCTGAAGCCAGGTCAGTACGAGCACCGCCACGTAACAAAGCCCCCACAGCGTGAGCAGGTGCGGTGCCACCAGCGCCCAGTTGCGCTTGGCCTCGGCAGCCGTGAAATCGCGATCCTGCTCTTCAGCCTTCTTCATCAGCGCGCGCAGGTACACACCTACGAGTACTGCGGGTATAACCGGCGGATAGATCGCGATCCGGACAATGGTTGCGAACCCGTTTCCGGTTTCGAGCAGCAGCATCTGCAAAAAGCCGGCAGCCAATGCAAGGCCAAGGACCAGGAAGACCAGTTGCCTGAACCGCCGCATCGTGGTCTGCGATTCTTCAACGGCTTGCGGGAGCTGCCGGATATTGGTGGCCGTGACATAGGCGTCCTTCAGGCCATCAAGCGCGCGTCGACGTGCGGAATCCCATGAATAGGCGTCGTCGTCTTCAAAGAGCCTGGTGGAATGTCCTTCTGCCGGCGCCCCGTGCGTGCCCCACACAAATTGTTCGACTCCGACCGCGGCCGCGATCTCGCGAGCATCGCGGCGCCGGATGTCGAATCCCAGGACGCCGGGGACAGACTCGCCATCTGCCGAATTCCGAAGTTCACCGTCGAGCCAATTGCCCTCAGGGAGCTTCTTCTTGCGAGAGATGGGGTCCGGCCCGGAGCGCTTGTGCCGTTTCTTGCCTCTTAACTTCGCCAACGGAATGAAAACAAACGACTTGGCTTTATTGCGCTCCAGCAGGCGATCGAAATCGGCACTTCGCTTGCCCGGCTCCGCAACCAGCTCGAGACCATCAATCCTCAGGCGAACTTCCAATGGCTGATTCTTGTTCTTTTTTTCCGGCATGGAGCAGCTCAGTCACTCATCCGGAATATGTAGTCCACGAGCAAATCCCGATACCAGTGATCCTCTTCTTTGCTCATCATGTCTTGACTCGATGTTCGGCATGACTGCAGCGAGAGTAAGGGGAGCGGATACCGCGTGTAAACGCGCTGTCCTCGATGCAGGTTCCTACAACCCGACAGAGGTGGCGATCCGGTAAATACGGAAGCGATCGCCATCGCTGTTATACCCATCGTCCATCCGGCTCCAGCCGAATTTCTCGTACAGTCCGTCATGGGTGGTGCTCAGGAACAGCTCACGGTAGCCCGCGCGGCTCGCCTCGGCCCTCGCATGCGCCATCAGCGCCCCGCTCAGCCGTCGCCCGCGCCACGCCGGCTCGACATACAAGCAACCCAGCCACGGCCAAAGGTCCTGGCGACTGAGGAAGTCACTTACCAGCAGTGCGCAACAGCCGATGATTTCCATTTCTTCCATGAGGACATAAAAGCGAGGCAGACCCTTCGGCCCGGCGGAAGAATGCCGGGCGCAGTCGAGGTAGAAGGCATGATTGTCCTGGTTACCCCATTGGCGATGGATGTAATCCAAGGCCGGCTCGAGTCCGCCGGGATGTTCGAGGATATTGACGATGTGGGGCATGGGGTCCTCTCGTAGTGATCCTCTTCAATGTGACAGGTCCAGAGCAAAGCCTCGATCGACCTTAGATCACCGCCTCGAGACCCTTCCGCTCGATCAGGTTCAACAGCTTCAGGGAAGGCCCGCTCGGTTTCTTGTCACCCGCTTCCCACTTCTGCACCGTCGAGACACTTGTGTTCAGCACGGCGGCAAACACGGCCTGGCTTACGTGGGCGTTCTCCCGCAGGTTTTTGATCTTCCGCGGCGGCATTTCGTGCACGTCGAGATGGCACAGCGCCTCGAACTCGCCCATGCGACGCTTGCTGATCAGGCCCGCACCGTGCAGGCCGAGTGCCGTCTCATGCATCTCGCCCAGGAGCCTGCTCCTACGCTTTTTCTTCGCCATCTCTAACCTCGGCCATCTCCAGGACAGCGGCCCACAACGCCCCACCCGTCATACCGGACCGTTTCATCGACCGATCAAAGGTACGGGTCTTGAAGACTCGCATCGCCGCCGAAACATATCACTTAGTGCGATAGTTTGCCAATTG
Coding sequences within it:
- a CDS encoding GNAT family N-acetyltransferase is translated as MPHIVNILEHPGGLEPALDYIHRQWGNQDNHAFYLDCARHSSAGPKGLPRFYVLMEEMEIIGCCALLVSDFLSRQDLWPWLGCLYVEPAWRGRRLSGALMAHARAEASRAGYRELFLSTTHDGLYEKFGWSRMDDGYNSDGDRFRIYRIATSVGL
- a CDS encoding DNA-binding transcriptional regulator, giving the protein MHETALGLHGAGLISKRRMGEFEALCHLDVHEMPPRKIKNLRENAHVSQAVFAAVLNTSVSTVQKWEAGDKKPSGPSLKLLNLIERKGLEAVI